One Rosa chinensis cultivar Old Blush chromosome 5, RchiOBHm-V2, whole genome shotgun sequence genomic region harbors:
- the LOC112165629 gene encoding DAG protein, chloroplastic, whose translation MAMAPSLSLTPKTLIIPTPRLSLFQPSISSLGFSSSSAAATRPLTRSVPSKPTLRAVSDSEYSSRRSSSNEQRETIMLPGCDYNHWLIVMEFPKDPAPTRDQMIETYLNTLATVLGSMEEAKKNMYAFSTTTYTGFQCTVSEETSEKFKGLPGVLWVLPDSYIDVKNKDYGGDKYVNGEIIPGNYPVYQPKKRRESKFESRRYERRRDGPPPERTRPKQEATPSESASG comes from the exons ATGGCAATGGCGCCGAGCCTCTCTCTCACACCCAAAACCCTAATAATACCGACCCCAAGACTCTCCCTCTTCCAGCCCTCTATCTCCTCCCTCGGATTCAGCTCATCCTCCGCCGCCGCGACTCGCCCTCTTACCCGCTCGGTGCCGTCAAAGCCGACCCTTCGGGCCGTGAGCGACAGCGAGTACTCGTCCAGAAGGAGCAGCAGTAATGAGCAGAGGGAGACGATAATGTTACCGGGCTGTGACTATAACCACTGGCTCATAGTCATGGAGTTCCCCAAAGACCCTGCCCCTACAAGAGACCAAATGATTGAGACCTACCTCAACACTCTCGCTACTGTTCTCGGAAG TATGGAAGAAGCAAAGAAGAATATGTATGCTTTTAGCACCACCACCTACACTGGATTCCAGTGTACTGTATCCGAAGAAACATCTGAAAAATTTAAAG GCTTGCCTGGTGTCCTCTGGGTGTTGCCAGATTCGTATATAGATGTTAAAAATAAGGATTATGGAG GTGATAAATATGTTAATGGAGAGATAATTCCTGGTAACTACCCTGTTTATCAACCGAAGAAACGAAGAGAATCAAAGTTTGAGAGCAGAAGATATGAAAGACGAAGAGATGGACCTCCTCCAGAACGAACACGGCCAAAACAAGAAGCAACTCCATCGGAATCAGCATCTGGTTGA